The genomic segment CCGGATGCGGGCGACGAGCTCAGCGTGCTCGCCGACGAGAAGAAGGCGCGGGAAGTGGCCTTGTTCCGTCAGGGCAAGTTCCGCGAAGTAAAGCTGGCCCGTGCTCACGCCGGCAAGCTGGAAAATATTTTCGAGAACATGGGGCAGGAAGAGAAGAAGACGCTCAATATCGTCCTCAAGTCCGACGTCCGTGGTTCCCTCGAGGCATTGCAGGGTTCGCTCAGTGGTTTGGGCAACGATGAAGTGCAGGTGCGTGTGATTGGTGGCGGTGTCGGTGGTATCACCGAAAGCGACGCCAACCTGGCGCTGGCGTCCAACGCCGTATTGTTCGGCTTCAATGTCCGTGCCGATGCCGGGGCGCGAAAAATTGTCGAGCAGGAAGGGCTGGATCTGCGTTACTACAACGTGATCTACGACATCATCGAAGACGTCAAGAAGGCCCTGACTGGCATGCTTGGCAGCGATGTTCGCGAGAACATTCTCGGCATCGCCGAAGTTCGCGACGTATTCCGTTCGCCCAAGTTCGGTGCTGTCGCCGGCTGCATGGTCACTGAGGGTATGGTGCACCGCAACCGTCCGATCCGTGTATTGCGTGACGATGTGGTCATCTTCGAAGGCGAGCTGGAATCCCTGCGCCGCTTCAAGGATGACGTCGCTGAAGTGCGTGCAGGCATGGAATGCGGTATCGCAGTGAAGAGTTACAACGACGTCAAGGCTGGCGACAAGATCGAAGTGTTCGAGAAGGTCGAAGTGGCGCGTTCGCTCTAACCGAAGCTGTAGGCAATAGGCGGCAAGCTTTCAGGGGTGACCCTGGAAGCTTGCCGTTTGCCTTTGCAGCATGATGATTTATAGGTTTGCAGCTTGCTGCGCGAGGCAGATTTTCATGGCCAAAGAATTCAGCCGTACCCAGCGTATCGGTGACCAGATGCAGCGCGAGTTGGCGCTGTTGATTCAACGTGAAGTGAAAGACCCGCGTCTGGGTCTTATAACCATTACCGCCGTCGAGGTCAGCCGTGATCTTTCCCATGCCAAGGTGTTCATCACCGTCATGGGCAAGGATGACGATGAAGATGCGGTCAAGGGCAATCTCAGGATTCTCAACGACGCAAGTGGCTTCCTGCGAATGCAGTTGGGTAAGGCGATGAAGCTACGCACCGTGCCCCAATTGCATTTCAACTACGACGCCAGTGTGCGACGTGGTGTCGAGTTGACCACGCTCATCGAGCGAGCGGTGGCTGAAGACCGCAAGCACAGCGACGATCTCGGAGAGTAAAGCGTGGCCCAGGTAAAACGCGTTCGCCGCGCAGTCAGCGGCATCATTCTCCTCGACAAACCCCGTGGGTTCACTTCCAACGCGGCCTTGCAGAAGGTGCGCTGGCTGCTCAATGCCGAGAAGGCCGGGCACACCGGGAGCCTGGATCCATTGGCAACCGGTGTGCTGCCATTGTGTTTCGGTGAGGCGACCAAGTTTTCGCAGTATCTGCTTGATGCCGACAAAGGCTACGAGACTGTTGCCCAGCTTGGGGTCACCACTACGACAGCCGATGCCGAGGGCGAGGTGCTGGAGCGTAAGTCTGTCGCCGTCAATCAGGCGCAGCTAGAAGCGCTGCTGCCCCAGTTCCGCGGCAATCTGCTCCAAGTGCCACCAATGTATTCGGCGCTCAAGCGCGACGGCCAACCGCTATATAAGCTGGCTCGTGCCGGTGAAGTAGTGGAGCGAGAGCCACGATCTGTTAATATTGCGCGCTTGGAATTGCTGTCGCTCGACACCGATAAGGCGCGGTTTGCGGTGAGTTGCAGTAAAGGCACCTACATCCGAACGCTGGTCGAGGATATAGGTCACGAGTTGGGCTGTGGCGCGCACGTCGCGGAGCTGCGGCGGACCCAGGCAGGACCGTTCGATCTCGGCCAGACGGTAAGTCTTGAAGAGCTCGAGCAGGCTCACGCAGAAGGCGGAGCAGAGGCGGTAGATGCCTTTCTCAAGCCGGTCGATAGTGGCCTTGAGCATTGGCCGCTGTTGCAGCTGTCGGAACACAGTGCGTTCTACTGGCTGCATGGCCAGCCAGTACGTGCGCCGGAAGCGCCAAAGTTCGGCATGCTAAGGGTGCAAGATCAAAATGGTCGCTTCATCGGGATCGGTGAGGTGAGTGAAGACGGGCGTATCGCGCCACGTCGATTGATTCGGTCGGAATGACCGGTGCGCACGCCGCTTCGGTGGCGGGCGTGATGAGGGTGGCTGTCGGCAGGCACGGTCACTCCTTTTACTAACACGGGACATGTCCCGGCCTGTTCACAGAAGGAGCCCATCATGGCACTTAGCGTTGAAGAAAAAGTCCAGATCGTTAACGAGTACAAGCAAGCTGAAGGCGATACCGGTTCTCCGGAAGTGCAGGTTGCCCTGCTGACCGCCAACATCAACAAGCTGCAAGGTCACTTCAAGGCCAACGGTAAGGATCACCACTCCCGTCGTGGTCTGATCCGTATGGTTAACCAGCGTCGTAAGCTGCTGGATTACCTGAAGGGCAAGGACACTACTCGTTACAGCACCCTGATCGGTCGTCTGGGTCTGCGTCGCTAAGCGATGCTTGTGCGAAGCTGAATGCCAAAGCTGGAAGTGGGGTTCGCCCTGCTTCCAGCTTTTGCCTTTCAGAAGCGCGCGTTTTGGACAGGGAAAGGGTTCGACTCCCGCTACTGCCCACGAATTTGCATGACATGCCCCGCGCGAGGCCAAGCCCGCGGGCCATGAGAACGATTCCCCCAAGGCAACATAGAGAAGGAACCACCGTGAACCCGGTAATCAAGAAATTTCAATTCGGTCAATCGACCGTAACCCTCGAGACTGGCCGTATCGCCCGTCAAGCTTCAGGCGCTGTGCTGGTCTCCGTTGATGATGACGTGACCGTCCTGGTAGCGGTCACTGGTGCCAAGACAGCAGACCCGAGCAAAGGCTTTTTCCCGCTGTCGGTCCATTACCAGGAAAAAACCTACGCAGCCGGCAAAATTCCTGGCGGCTTTTTCAAGCGTGAAGCGCGTCCATCCGAGAAAGAAACCCTGACCTCGCGCCTGATTGATCGCCCGATCCGCCCGCTGTTCCCAGAAGGCTTCCAAAACGAAGTACAGGTCATCTGTACTGTCGTATCGACCAGCAAGAAGACCGATCCGGACATCGCCGCAATGATCGGCACCTCGGCTGCTCTGGCCATTTCCGGTATTCCGTTCAACGGCCCGATCGGTGCCGCGCGCGTTGCGTTCCACCCGGAAACCGGCTATCTGCTGAACCCGACCTACGAGCAGCTCAAGGCTTCCAGCCTGGACATGGTCGTAGCCGGTACCAAGGACGCCGTACTGATGGTTGAATCGGAAGCCAAAGAGCTGACCGAAGACCAGATGTTGGGTGCTGTACTTTTTGCGCATGACGAATTCCAGGCCGTTATCCAGGCCGTTACTGAGTTGGCCGCCGAAGCCGCCAAGCCGACCTGGGACTGGCAGCCAAAGGCGGAAAATACTCAGCTGCTCGATGCGATTCGTAGCGAGTTTGGTGAAGCCATTTCCCAGGCCTACACCATCATCATCAAGCAGGATCGCTATGCGCGCCTGGGCGAGCTGCGTGAGCAGGTCGTTGCCAAGTTCTCCGGCGAAGAAGGCCAGCCTTCCACTGGTGAAGTAAAAGACGCTTTCGGCGAGATCGAATACCGCACCGTGCGCGAGAATATCGTCAACGGAAAGCCGCGCATCGATGGCCGCGACACCCGTACCGTGCGTGGCCTGAACATCGAAGTCGGTGTACTCGACAAGACCCACGGCTCTGCGCTGTTTACCCGTGGTGAAACCCAGGCTTTGGTAGTCGCCACACTGGGTACCGCCCGCGACGCTCAGCTGCTCGACACCCTCGAAGGCGAGAAGAAAGACCCCTTCATGC from the Stutzerimonas stutzeri genome contains:
- the rbfA gene encoding 30S ribosome-binding factor RbfA: MAKEFSRTQRIGDQMQRELALLIQREVKDPRLGLITITAVEVSRDLSHAKVFITVMGKDDDEDAVKGNLRILNDASGFLRMQLGKAMKLRTVPQLHFNYDASVRRGVELTTLIERAVAEDRKHSDDLGE
- the truB gene encoding tRNA pseudouridine(55) synthase TruB — encoded protein: MAQVKRVRRAVSGIILLDKPRGFTSNAALQKVRWLLNAEKAGHTGSLDPLATGVLPLCFGEATKFSQYLLDADKGYETVAQLGVTTTTADAEGEVLERKSVAVNQAQLEALLPQFRGNLLQVPPMYSALKRDGQPLYKLARAGEVVEREPRSVNIARLELLSLDTDKARFAVSCSKGTYIRTLVEDIGHELGCGAHVAELRRTQAGPFDLGQTVSLEELEQAHAEGGAEAVDAFLKPVDSGLEHWPLLQLSEHSAFYWLHGQPVRAPEAPKFGMLRVQDQNGRFIGIGEVSEDGRIAPRRLIRSE
- the rpsO gene encoding 30S ribosomal protein S15 codes for the protein MALSVEEKVQIVNEYKQAEGDTGSPEVQVALLTANINKLQGHFKANGKDHHSRRGLIRMVNQRRKLLDYLKGKDTTRYSTLIGRLGLRR
- the pnp gene encoding polyribonucleotide nucleotidyltransferase; protein product: MNPVIKKFQFGQSTVTLETGRIARQASGAVLVSVDDDVTVLVAVTGAKTADPSKGFFPLSVHYQEKTYAAGKIPGGFFKREARPSEKETLTSRLIDRPIRPLFPEGFQNEVQVICTVVSTSKKTDPDIAAMIGTSAALAISGIPFNGPIGAARVAFHPETGYLLNPTYEQLKASSLDMVVAGTKDAVLMVESEAKELTEDQMLGAVLFAHDEFQAVIQAVTELAAEAAKPTWDWQPKAENTQLLDAIRSEFGEAISQAYTIIIKQDRYARLGELREQVVAKFSGEEGQPSTGEVKDAFGEIEYRTVRENIVNGKPRIDGRDTRTVRGLNIEVGVLDKTHGSALFTRGETQALVVATLGTARDAQLLDTLEGEKKDPFMLHYNFPPYSVGECGRMGATGRREIGHGRLARRSVSAMLPSADEFPYTIRVVSEITESNGSSSMASVCGASLALMDAGVPMKAPVAGIAMGLVKEGEKFAVLTDILGDEDHLGDMDFKVAGTAKGVTALQMDIKIQGITEEIMEIALGQALEARLNILGQMNQVIGQSRTELSANAPTMIAMKIDQDKIRDVIGKGGATIRSICEETKASIDIEDDGSIKIFGETKEAAEAAKQRVLGITAEAEIGKIYVGKVERIVDFGAFVNILPGKDGLVHISMLSDQRVEKVTDVLKEGQEVKVLVLDVDNRGRIKLSIKDVAAAEASGA